From the Anopheles merus strain MAF chromosome 2L, AmerM5.1, whole genome shotgun sequence genome, the window CACAAACTGAGAATCTTTTGTTCTCAAActaatgtttttttcaactaagaGCTCGCAGACGGTTTATCGCGGAAAATTGGTGTTTTGTCTAGAATTCATAGAATTCAATTCACAGAATTAGTAAAGCATTTAAGGACAAGGACATGAAAATTCTGAAaccaataatatttaaaaaaaaattatataaaaattttaatattttttatattagtttcttaaaactcttaaaacatgaaatatttGATACATAAATATCTATCAATCACATCATGTAAGAAATACAATCTTTTTCGTTTTGATAACGACCTGCTACATGATAACACCGGTTTATACAGCCTTTCGAGACACATTAAGTGTACCACGCATTCGGAATTAGTCAATATCCTGACTATGAGGGATGGTCCATATGAGGTTTAAACCCACgctgggcatgttgttaagtcgaaCAAGTTgctgaccccccccccccagcccTGTATGCTATGGCATTATAAAGATTCCTTGTTACTAACTCATTTAAATGACTCATAAACTAGTTAATGATCATAGTTGCATTTTTCATATGTAAACCAAGGATTTGCGTTTGATCAATATGAAGATATTTCCTTTGTAATTTATTGCTATAAAATACCATTGGcatgtaattaatttaaacatatAAATTCTACATCGATACTTTACATGTACGTATGACAAGAAAAATCTATGACTAAAACGACATACAAGAACATACATAtaacacacacctacacatcATACCATCGCACCTGATCATACAATAAATATATCCCCAAACATCAGGAgctttgtttcgtttcttttttctacttCTCTTTTAtctcaaaaacacacaaatcgaATGAAAAAATTGTATGAATGTAAATGTAtgttaaatttacatttttctgtTCCTGAGATAATTAGTGAAGGCAAAATGTTTTAAACTAATAAAATTTGtgaaacaacagaaagaaaaggtttcatttaatttcaaacatACTTTGGCGGTGTATTCTAAACAGTTTCCATGGGATAATTGACCACGTCTAAGCGGGACAATCGAACATTTCTTGCTGATCTCCACcaactgtaaaaaaaatgaacgagTAAATATTTCATGTGAAATATTGTTCATGTCATGCCTCTTAATGCTAATATATTTGCTAATTTAGAACTTACCGGTACCAGGGCATTAAATGATCTCTTGCTATGATAATAACGTTCGCAGAGTAAGCAATCATCTGAAAAGAATTACAAATCAgctatttcttttaaattatgtATTTGAGAACAGAGAAACTGCATACAGACCACCAACGATAGAAAACATATAACAGCCACTTTAGCTAGTTCCTCTCCAAATGGATCGTGTTCAGAATGTTGAAAACGCAACACCAACATGCAAACCAGTGTGAGCATAAAGCACACAAATGACAATATAGAGTAGATCAAAAGATCCGACTACGgtaaagaaattaaatttatgttcaaTAAATATGATGTAACTAGAGTATTAGGAATATCTTACCATCAATAGATTCCGATTATCTGGATTACGATACCATATTAGCACTGACTCGCAACAACCATAACTGTAAAACATGAACAATATCTTACATGAACCAAACCACTGCCTTTGTAAGCATTTGGTACTTACCGAAGCGTTTCGTGGGTTTGGAAATTGTGCAAACACAATTCACACCGAGTAAGTCCGGAACGGTTTAACCAAAGTTCCAAACATTCCAAATGCACGTATTTCATTGATCCCTTGCATAGACATGGAGATATCATACTGTTAATGAGAGTATGAGAAGTATCAGCATATGCTGCTTTAGACTTGCTTACAGTTTTCCACTAAATGTAggtgtttaatttaatatctTACCTTATCTCATCGCTAGAGCCCTGACAAATACGACACACCACTGAATCAATGCTGCTGCCGCGGGGTTGACTGATGCATATGCCCGAAAGTGAACGATCTCTGCCAATATCACTGGAATCCGACGATTTTCGTACGTCATCTTCTGAAAGCTTACGATTCATTTAGTTGACTATCCAAAATTACACAAATTTAGAATGCTACAAGTATAAACTAATTTTGATATTTAAATAAGTTCCGTCTCTAAAACTGGTGATAGCATATTTGCTAAATAGAACAACAATATACTGTTTGCTAGATTGTTTTCTATgtctaaattatgtttttactGCATGGCTTGCTTAGTAGTGTCCATGTAAAAAGTAATAATTGAAAACGGTTTGTACCATGCTAGAATTGGGAAACGATAAATatcaaaaaacatgtttttaacgaaaagtttttttttatttcataattaTTAATGAATTACGTAAATTTACGTTTACACGGGCGCGGAAACGTGTATAACAGCTCCGTAGAGATACCCATCATGAGAATTTCTGCGTTTCCGTGGTACCGCGTTCGAATGACTTTTCATTTCTTTAGCTGGATTATTGCAGTGGCGGCCACCTAAAGTCGGACACCTTATATTTTTACCTATTATCTGACTTTGCGGCACCATGGGCAGTTCCCTAGACCACTTATCGGAAAACTTTCTTCACACGTCTTTGAGGACACTTTTAAGCTATgcatatgcaaaaaaaatctgactaaTATCTTTTAAAATCTCGGAACACCATTCATAAATGTTATAAAAGGTATAAAATGTATGCGGTTCAAATGGGACAGTCTTCATTTCATAGCAAAATGATCACTTAGCATGCCAATATTGACAAATATGATTGTTAAACCATTAGATATCAGTTATTAAACGTTTATAGACTACTCTGGTTGATCATCTGCGTATTACATAACCTAGGCCAAGCACTCTACGGTCCGGATTAACCAATTTAAATATCAAAGTAATTTTAAGAGGGTATTACTATTTTTCTAATAATTGGGTATTATTATTGGGCCGCGCCTGTACGTATTCTCAAATTTATTAtgctttaatatttaacacatCTATATTgggtttgaattaaaaaatatgagtctattatttttttaattcaaactGTTGTATTCCCAACACCATTTGCTACTTTATCATGTTCcattgtcataacaaaaaacgcaaTAATTCATGGcacattttaaatattctcATTGGAAAAACATGTACTTAATAAACTGGCTAGGATTTaccaaaacataataaacatCATTCGGACAATCCGGGACAATCATTCGGAAATGCACGGCCCTATAAATTTTAGCCGCTCTCTCTCCTAATATGCATCTCAGGCGCTCTCTGTCAACTTTCATAGGAAGCAAGCCGTACTATCGAATCGATCATTAATgtattaacaataaaaaaaagaaacaagccGCCACATTATTAAATTGCTTTATGTTAAAAGGTTTATTCATTTTGCAGTTTTAGTTATCAGCAAATCTAGTAACAAAAAGAGCGTAGTTTATTTTTAAGGATAATAAACAAACGCTGGTACATAGATGAATATAAGTTGTGGCCTGTTCTTTAAAGTGTGTTCATGCTATAGGTTTGTTGAGGAAGCGAATTTTCACAGAAAAAATATGATGCTGCTCAGGTGTTTAAGCACTATAACCACTAGCATGTTGATTGATAAAATCAACATAGTACGACACCTTGGTTAACACGCCGGGATATGGAGCGACAGCACACGGCTTAATACTCCAGGAAACGATGCCCACCTGGAATTCTTTATATATCAAGGGACCACCAGAATCTCCCTGGAAGTATAAGAATTTAAGTCAAAAATAAGATTACCACATCTAAAAACAAGCACTATTACGTAACCAACGCGATATAGTATACTTACACTGCATTGGCCTTTTCCACCACCAGGCTCGGCTGCGCAAATCTGTGTTGGATAAATGTGATTGGAGTGGATACGATTACATTCATCGTTCGGCACTGCGTAGTAATCGATCTCCTGCAAAGTGGTTTGGACTGGTCCATCTGAAGCATTGCGACCCCATCCAACAAGCGTCACCAGATTAGACTCCTGCACGTCGATTTCGAAAAATCGTTTCGGCAGTCGAACCGGTTGCACCTGGTCACTAAACACCAGCGGTTTGCGCAGTTTCAGCAGAGCAATATCATCAATATAGCTGTCGGCGGGGTTGTATCCGGGATGAATTACAACATCCTCAATCGCATATACGGATTCGTCTTCAGTCCTGGAAATGTCGGACCTTCCCACCTGTATCGTCTGGTATAGAGGCGTAGTATAATCGACGCAGTGAGCAGCCGTAAGAATCCAGCGATCATTTAAGATACTGCCACCACACGAATGACCTCCACTAGCACCACGCAGAGACACAACAAATGGATAGTTTTCGATTGCTGCATCCGTACCATTGACGATCTTTGATTGATCGATTGGACCAGCTATGGAACGAAGACGAAATTACATAGTAAAACGTCTTAGAAACTTACAACCTACAATTAAAACATACCCTGCGCTAGTCCAATAAACGCAAACGTAGCTACTAGCGGCAAAATCATCTCGGTTAACGTTCCACTTCCCAGACGCGCACAGAACTAACCTCTGCTACACTGTCAAGCTAAAGTATGCCCAATCATGGTTTTATATTTCAGATAACGCCGTAATCACTTCAATGCGGAGGATAAGCTACTTGTACAATTAATATATTGTTACAATACACCATACCGTATACCTAAATATCTATTGTTGATAATCTGTCAATTGAAATCTACACACTCACCCCTAGCTCTGTCCTTCTGCTTTCCTCGCCATTTCCTCTTCACTTATTGCGCGCATTTGAAACTTGGTCAATCTTATCTGATcattgtagtagtagtaatctATTGTCTGAGAAAGTGTACACACCGCCATGATATCGAAGTCTCTATTTTAGAATCGTCACGATTAATCTTATCATGTATGGATGATTGCTCGCACTAAATAAGCTATTTTTTAGTTgaatagttttaattttagtaagcatttttttaatgctaataaaacaatattgttAATGAATAATAGTTTCTATTGTATGAATCAATATGTATACTATTGGAGCCTTGCACGATAATAGCCTGTTTCTATActgacgccgtcaatcatctcattattgctgtacaagttagataagttaattgaAAGAGGattattgagtgaagtgattgtgaattatcagtaaattgtgtaaaattttgtgtaattcatcaatacaaaatatttaaaaatatacatatgtgtttaaacgaaacaaatcttgttgtttatttcatcgatgacgcttgcttgaaaataaaacacaaagaaaaataatccctggcatcgtggcataaggaaggtgcttaggcgctgttttaaagacccacatagaactgtggtgctgtttatctactgcaaaggcgaattagagcagggatctttagcgtgccaaaatgagctacttaagcaattctggctatttgggtagtcTCATCATGCTACTCCTGTTAAAATATACcgaccattttgccccaagctAGAACGATCATTTTAccccaagtgaaacattttaaaaactttaactttaaaacTTTACATTACATTGAAATGGTTACTTTTTTCACGTAAATCACAGATAAATATCATGTGCCTGCATacacattcttttttttctccaattaTTTGTTAATTTCATCGCTTTGTGcaaacgttttttttgctaatttattcaattattttgaaaacttaggttatgaaatttaaattgaaatttgaattAGTGATCCTTAattcactgaaagccaaccccacaagttaGTACAGGCAGGGCTTTGttattgagccaaaaagaagaagaagaaccatTTTACCCCACGTTCCCCTATATAAAGATTATAGCTgattcaaacataaaatgataCACAGTTCTCGAAATCCAATATGACAGAACGCAACGGTCAATTGGGAATGGAAAATACAAGCTACTTAAGCTTTCTAACTTAAACTGTCAAAAGGGCCATTTCGAATAAAAATCATTATCTAATATTTGCAAGAGCTACACTCTTTCCAGGCATTGTTTTAATAATAACATTATTCTTCTGTTAGCAATGGCAAGGtagagaaaaacacaaaaaataaataaaagaattaCTAATTAAGTATATTATGAAAATATAGATACACGAACAAAAACATCGCTATGAAGTAGACCC encodes:
- the LOC121593906 gene encoding E3 ubiquitin-protein ligase MARCHF2-like, giving the protein MNRKLSEDDVRKSSDSSDIGRDRSLSGICISQPRGSSIDSVVCRICQGSSDEISMISPCLCKGSMKYVHLECLELWLNRSGLTRCELCLHNFQTHETLRYGCCESVLIWYRNPDNRNLLMSDLLIYSILSFVCFMLTLVCMLVLRFQHSEHDPFGEELAKVAVICFLSLVMIAYSANVIIIARDHLMPWYRWWRSARNVRLSRLDVVNYPMETV
- the LOC121593905 gene encoding chymotrypsin-1-like, whose translation is MILPLVATFAFIGLAQAGPIDQSKIVNGTDAAIENYPFVVSLRGASGGHSCGGSILNDRWILTAAHCVDYTTPLYQTIQVGRSDISRTEDESVYAIEDVVIHPGYNPADSYIDDIALLKLRKPLVFSDQVQPVRLPKRFFEIDVQESNLVTLVGWGRNASDGPVQTTLQEIDYYAVPNDECNRIHSNHIYPTQICAAEPGGGKGQCSGDSGGPLIYKEFQVGIVSWSIKPCAVAPYPGVLTKVSYYVDFINQHASGYSA